Genomic window (Ictalurus furcatus strain D&B chromosome 26, Billie_1.0, whole genome shotgun sequence):
GCTACTGCATGCTCAGACAGTTGTTAGAAGTCGCCAGATGACGCCATggattaatttgcatattcattattAAGGCATGATCATTTCCATATCAGAACATAGAATAGaatggaatagaatagaatagaataattGGGACAAAAATGAGACAAACAATCAGAGATTGGTCattggaaacaatggtgatcagtgattggtcgctgagaacaatggtgatcagtgattggttgttgggaacagtggtgatcagtgattggttgttgggaacagtggtgatcagtgattggtcgttgtaCAATTTGTTGATAACCAGCAGTTGTGGTGTGAGCTGGAGAGAATGCAGAACAGTCGCTCATATCTGCTCAAGAACTTGCTAGCTTTGTTGCTGGGCTCTTTGTTGCTGGGCTCAGAAATAAAGTTAGTAAAGGGGTCTAAATAGTTGCCATATCTAGTGACAAAGTCACTAAATTGGCAACACTTGCCTGGgcattttctccctgtgtccacatGGATTTTCTCCGTGTACTTGAAGGTAAATGAATGCTAGTTGcctgtgtgcaattattttttggCTAAACTCTTTAAAGTTGCAGTCTGGCATTCAGCCTGGATAGTCATATAGGCGTTGCTATCGGATCACGGGCAAAGTTCTCTCTGAAAGTTGGATCATCCACGGACTATAAAACGTAAGAGAAAACCAGTCACCCTCTTGTGGCACTCAGATTGAAATGAAGACAACAAACTGAGAAAGCTCAGACAAAGTGTCTTTCCTACTGTGTCATTGAGACAGGGCCACACTTATCCTCAGACACTCCTGCGATGCTAAAAATCACACGACAATAAAATGTATTGCAAAACAAACTTTTACTTATTTGGGTAAATCAGGGCAGGTTAGACTGTAATACACAGAGAAATATTTTCTTTCACAGACGCACCACACTTGCATAAATTTTAATACATTACACCCCAGCTGCTGTATTCAAATTAGACCACCTAACACACCAACAGCGAACATTAGAGACATCAACACTGCAGTCTGAGATGGACACTCATGGAGGAATGGCGACGGAAAGGAAGAGTCTGTTTTAGCACAGGGAGCTGATCTCGCTCTTGCTGCAGCCCCACTTGCAGCAGGCGTTGGACAGGCCCACCACCACGTCCCTCCCTTTCCTGTCGGAGGTGCGCAGAGCCTCAAGGACCTCGTCCGAGATGAGTGAGCGTGCCGGGCGGATGAGCGCTAAGCTCTCCGGGCCCTCACTGGCCAAGCCGTCCCCCTCCGGGTCAGCCTGAGCTTTGTAAGAAAGGTGAGGGATGAGTTGGGAGCTCCAGCTGTCACTGGCCTCATCATCGTGTGTGGAGAGAAAGTCGCTGGAGAAATCACctgagaggagacagagaggaatGGAGAATTTGATTTTAGCAGTAGAGATGATGTGTTTGCTCTTCTGTGTGATTACAGGAACACAATATGGTGCACAACACAATATGATGACTGAATAAACAGCTcagcttattaaaataaaagtagtagaaataaaataataatatgatgaaTTATACACGCCTTGGggtatttacttattttaacaACTGTTATGACATATTCACCATCAttaatcacaaaataaatattattttagttaAAGGAGCAGTGTGTGATTTTAGTTAAAGGAGCAGATTTCGCATGTAGATTTCCGTTGACCTTCCATTGATTTCTGTTGATGTTCTCCATCTTTTACACAAAACTGAATCTTTCTTTTATCCCGCAGTCATTTTCAGTCCCGTGCCAACCCAGACAGTTTTTGCTTTAGGAACTTCATATCCACCCTCGTATGAGACGTCAAGTGCCATAGAGCCGAAACGATAAATGTTAAAGATGTTACACTCTTCGATTTCTTAAGGGTTCTATGGATAGTTGGTTTCTAGCTTTCTCAAGGGTTCTGTACTATTAAGAAAGGGTCAATCTAGAACTGTAAAGGGTTATTTAGTTTGACCTTCTCTGGAACGTCTTCTTTTCAGAACCATAGGAAAGATGGTTTGCATATCAGTGACGTTTACAGGTAGGATCCCATTAGGAAGCCAAGAACCCCTAACTATACAAAAGAGCCTTGAGAGTATACATATTAAGTTTCATAGAGCAAGTCAGGGTTCTCCCTGAGGAACTCTTTAGGGTGCTACACTCTCATACACgagggttcctcaagggttttAGTATACTTAAGGGTTCTTAGTTCTCGAAAGTGGTTCTGCTCTCTGAAAAGAAAGCCCTGTGCTGTTGGGGACAAACTAAACTCCCTTTCACAGTGTTAgatggaaactttttttttttccactagtAGAGATACGCCtatgtaattaatataattgtaattacaatattattatcattattgttattgtttttttctgtcattattCCTCAATTTTCCACAATCAACGCTGAAGATTTAGAgtatttgttttttcctttgaaaTACATGGACAGAATTTTCCTGAATTGGAATTTGAGCTGCCAGTTGATGATGTCAAAAGGGGCATTACagcagctgaccaatcagcagcttcaGGTGAACTCGCTTTCAGTGGAATTGTAATTGTTCTAATGCTGCATTTGTGCAAACCTGTAACTGAGAATTTCCAATCTTtcactaggaaaaaaaaaaaaaaaacacccctcaACTCAGAATTCCTACTCGGAAAGTCAGGAGTCTCTTCAATCCTGAGTTCAGTGAGTGACAAACAGTCCAACATGGCAACTCACAGCATTAACAGtaaaatttttcttttaaaaagtagACCTAGCACCGTTCCATTACCCACTATTAGTACCGAGCCCGataccagtaaaaaaaataaatggtttAATGGATATAagagaaaacatatcagatatTGTTGCTAGCAAAAGCTGAAGATGGAGGCATCCATGTTTTTCCCACTTTGTAG
Coding sequences:
- the rln3b gene encoding relaxin-3b isoform X2 — protein: MLRNPAWDLIQFHLIFAHLAIQFSHPVLAICAVMYKEIVLTLSLLVMLACQAHATEGHPIYGVKLCGREFIRAVIFTCGGSRWRRSVGMPGETGDFSSDFLSTHDDEASDSWSSQLIPHLSYKAQADPEGDGLASEGPESLALIRPARSLISDEVLEALRTSDRKGRDVVVGLSNACCKWGCSKSEISSLC
- the rln3b gene encoding relaxin-3b isoform X3: MNGCGQFSHPVLAICAVMYKEIVLTLSLLVMLACQAHATEGHPIYGVKLCGREFIRAVIFTCGGSRWRRSVGMPGETGDFSSDFLSTHDDEASDSWSSQLIPHLSYKAQADPEGDGLASEGPESLALIRPARSLISDEVLEALRTSDRKGRDVVVGLSNACCKWGCSKSEISSLC